Proteins from one Gasterosteus aculeatus chromosome 11, fGasAcu3.hap1.1, whole genome shotgun sequence genomic window:
- the LOC120828369 gene encoding beta-1,4 N-acetylgalactosaminyltransferase 2 isoform X2, which produces MNEKNIYYNTSPLAILRSPLPVHVSPPGPCTCPSGSTLLKEHVPKDQYDELVERRAKELHQHKARTTSVLSRLLFALPNSPLQYPIQGFKVLPLTKTLIPGLAVHSGERSIYKVSLTVSIGLLTTEFPADRVKVQGHGESRLVMESFSLVMLNDLLSKVSYTSTVYHVHTGDLAFFQFEDHEAVFPITIKQTNLPVLYDMGTDISSQVTITTKTFLRYAQLKILLSSIRHFYSNIKVIIADDSFEPEHITGENTEQYIMPPAQGWFAGRNLAVSQVTTKYLLWVDDDFVFTEETKIEKLVEVMEALPELDVLGGTVQRNQFYFSLIYEEGDEMEGGCLHRKSQGKFNPLPGYPGCFMASGVVNFFLARTHSIQSVGFDPKLKRVAHSEFFMDGLGSLLVATCNHVSVGHQPKTGKDKDHARYAKFRQPGNEDSKFKLQLHFFKNYLKCVKYG; this is translated from the exons ATGAATGAAAAGAACATATACTACAATACTTCCCCTTTGGCCATTTTAAG GTCACCGCTCCCAGTTCACGTATCCCCACCTGGTCCATGCACCTGCCCCTCTGGCTCAACGCTACTAAAAGAACACGTTCCAAAGGATCAGTATGACGAGCTGGTGGAACGCCGCGCTAAGGAGCTCCATCAACACAAAGCCAG GACTACATCTGTATTATCCAGACTGCTGTTTGCTTTACCTAACTCTCCTCTGCAGTATCCTATCCAGGGGTTTAAAGTACTGCCTTTGACCAAAACTCTAATACCAG GTTTGGCAGTGCATTCAGGAGAAAGAAGCATCTACAAG GTGTCCTTGACTGTGTCTATAGGGCTCCTGACCACAGAGTTCCCAGCTGACAGAGTGAAGGTGCAAG GTCATGGCGAGAGCAGACTTGTCATGGAGTCTTTCAGCCTGGTGATGCTCAACGACCTGTTGTCTAAAGTGTCCTACACCAGCACTGTTTACCACGTACACACCGGAGACCTCG CATTCTTCCAGTTTGAGGACCATGAAGCCGTGTTTCCGATTACCATCAAACAGACCAACCTCCCAGTCCTGTACGACATGGGAACAG ACATCAGCTCTCAGGTTACCATCACCACCAAGACGTTCCTGCGCTACGCACAACTCAAGATATTGTTGAGCAGCATCCGGCATTTCTATAGCAACATAAAGGTCATCATCGCCGATGACAGCTTTGAACCAGAGCACATTACTGGGGAAAACACTGAACAGTACATCATGCCGCCAGCACAA GGCTGGTTTGCTGGCAGGAATCTGGCTGTCTCCCAGGTAACCACAAAGTACCTCCTGTGGGTGGATGATGACTTTGTTTTTACGGAAGAGACGAAGATagagaagctggtggaggtgatggaggccCTTCCCGAACTGGATGTG CTGGGGGGAACAGTACAACGGAACcagttttatttctctctcatcTATGAGGAAGGAGATGAAATGGAGGGCGGCTGCCTTCACAGAAAGTCGCAAGGAAAGTTCAACCCACTTCCTGGTTACCCAGGATGCTTTATGGCCAGTGGTGTGGTAAACTTCTTCCTGGCGAGAACGCACTCTATACAGAGTGTTGGATTTGACCCCAAGCTCAAAAGAGTGGCGCACTCTG AGTTCTTCATGGACGGCCTGGGCTCCCTACTGGTTGCCACGTGCAACCATGTGTCGGTCGGCCATCAGCCCAAAACAGGCAAAGACAAAGACCACGCCCGCTACGCCAAATTCAGACAACCTGGAAATGAGGACAGCAAGTTCAAACTACAGCTTCACTTCTTCAAAAACTACCTAAAGTGTGTCAAGTATGGATAA
- the LOC120828369 gene encoding beta-1,4 N-acetylgalactosaminyltransferase 2 isoform X1, translating to MTLLNNKAVLRMAAVVILIILLTFYGTKLLFGPGEQSERAPTRQLRSPLPVHVSPPGPCTCPSGSTLLKEHVPKDQYDELVERRAKELHQHKARTTSVLSRLLFALPNSPLQYPIQGFKVLPLTKTLIPGLAVHSGERSIYKVSLTVSIGLLTTEFPADRVKVQGHGESRLVMESFSLVMLNDLLSKVSYTSTVYHVHTGDLAFFQFEDHEAVFPITIKQTNLPVLYDMGTDISSQVTITTKTFLRYAQLKILLSSIRHFYSNIKVIIADDSFEPEHITGENTEQYIMPPAQGWFAGRNLAVSQVTTKYLLWVDDDFVFTEETKIEKLVEVMEALPELDVLGGTVQRNQFYFSLIYEEGDEMEGGCLHRKSQGKFNPLPGYPGCFMASGVVNFFLARTHSIQSVGFDPKLKRVAHSEFFMDGLGSLLVATCNHVSVGHQPKTGKDKDHARYAKFRQPGNEDSKFKLQLHFFKNYLKCVKYG from the exons ATGACTTTGTTAAATAACAAAGCAGTGCTTCGGATGGCGGCTGTAGTGATTTTAATAATCCTGCTGACATTCTATGGTACGAAATTGCTTTTTGGTCCCGGAGAGCAGAGTGAAAGGGCTCCCACTCGTCAGCTGAG GTCACCGCTCCCAGTTCACGTATCCCCACCTGGTCCATGCACCTGCCCCTCTGGCTCAACGCTACTAAAAGAACACGTTCCAAAGGATCAGTATGACGAGCTGGTGGAACGCCGCGCTAAGGAGCTCCATCAACACAAAGCCAG GACTACATCTGTATTATCCAGACTGCTGTTTGCTTTACCTAACTCTCCTCTGCAGTATCCTATCCAGGGGTTTAAAGTACTGCCTTTGACCAAAACTCTAATACCAG GTTTGGCAGTGCATTCAGGAGAAAGAAGCATCTACAAG GTGTCCTTGACTGTGTCTATAGGGCTCCTGACCACAGAGTTCCCAGCTGACAGAGTGAAGGTGCAAG GTCATGGCGAGAGCAGACTTGTCATGGAGTCTTTCAGCCTGGTGATGCTCAACGACCTGTTGTCTAAAGTGTCCTACACCAGCACTGTTTACCACGTACACACCGGAGACCTCG CATTCTTCCAGTTTGAGGACCATGAAGCCGTGTTTCCGATTACCATCAAACAGACCAACCTCCCAGTCCTGTACGACATGGGAACAG ACATCAGCTCTCAGGTTACCATCACCACCAAGACGTTCCTGCGCTACGCACAACTCAAGATATTGTTGAGCAGCATCCGGCATTTCTATAGCAACATAAAGGTCATCATCGCCGATGACAGCTTTGAACCAGAGCACATTACTGGGGAAAACACTGAACAGTACATCATGCCGCCAGCACAA GGCTGGTTTGCTGGCAGGAATCTGGCTGTCTCCCAGGTAACCACAAAGTACCTCCTGTGGGTGGATGATGACTTTGTTTTTACGGAAGAGACGAAGATagagaagctggtggaggtgatggaggccCTTCCCGAACTGGATGTG CTGGGGGGAACAGTACAACGGAACcagttttatttctctctcatcTATGAGGAAGGAGATGAAATGGAGGGCGGCTGCCTTCACAGAAAGTCGCAAGGAAAGTTCAACCCACTTCCTGGTTACCCAGGATGCTTTATGGCCAGTGGTGTGGTAAACTTCTTCCTGGCGAGAACGCACTCTATACAGAGTGTTGGATTTGACCCCAAGCTCAAAAGAGTGGCGCACTCTG AGTTCTTCATGGACGGCCTGGGCTCCCTACTGGTTGCCACGTGCAACCATGTGTCGGTCGGCCATCAGCCCAAAACAGGCAAAGACAAAGACCACGCCCGCTACGCCAAATTCAGACAACCTGGAAATGAGGACAGCAAGTTCAAACTACAGCTTCACTTCTTCAAAAACTACCTAAAGTGTGTCAAGTATGGATAA
- the nags gene encoding N-acetylglutamate synthase, mitochondrial, with translation MAKVTGGASGCRAMVKAGRYLSTPSVTRCPGGQRRREKFGPQPRTMSAVAAGTGGNGVALAQHERPGSLSDRHAPTNGNLIYRDVKAFLNEVGGNPREARYWLTQFQRATSAQSTAFAVLEVDSSVFSSREMVHSLAFGLSFLQRMDMKPVVVMGRAACEEMGPSEPLAGSPCERGLVERSQQLTEALQQHSASVLPLFSAESFLLLHEASRGSSAPPSVAVDTRLLQWSLNCGMIPVVCPVGRDGRGCSLALDQTEVTAALARALQPHKVMFLNKSGGLRSRENKVLDIVSLPSDLPGLSTAAWLSAAERRRVTAIARLLNQLLTESSAVITSADTLLTELFSHRGSGTLFKNGDPIHRYSSLDGVDADRLLALVNVSFDKTLRRDYIDSLKGRLHSIYLSEGYSAAAIVTMEPVNSGTPYLDKFVVSSSKQGQGTSHVLWECIRQDLGKLFWRSRATNRINPWYFKHCDGSFVNGSWTVFWFGLTDIRDSYELVEYAKNLPDSFHVSSLTASGGS, from the exons ATGGCCAAAGTGACCGGCGGCGCCTCCGGTTGTCGAGCCATGGTAAAGGCGGGAAGGTACCTGTCCACCCCGTCTGTGACCCGGTGCCCCGGCGGTCAGCGGCGGCGGGAGAAGTTCGGTCCGCAGCCGCGGACCATGAGCGCTGTCGCCGCCGGGACGGGAGGAAACGGCGTGGCTTTGGCCCAGCACGAGCGGCCGGGAAGTCTCTCCGACCGACACGCGCCGACCAACGGGAATCTCATTTACCGGGACGTGAAGGCGTTCCTCAACGAAGTCGGCGGGAACCCCCGGGAGGCCCGGTACTGGCTGACCCAGTTCCAGAGGGCGACTTCGGCTCAGTCTACTGCCTTTGCCGTACTGGAG GTGGACAGCTCAGTGTTCAGCAGCAGGGAAATGGTGCACAGCCTGGCCTTCGGGCTCTCCTTCCTGCAGCGCATGGACATGAAGCCCGTGGTGGTGATGGGCCGGGCCGCGTGCGAGGAGATGGGGCCGTCCGAGCCGCTGGCCGGGTCTCCGTGCGAGCGAGGGCTGGTGGAGCGGAGCCAGCAGCTGACGgaggctctgcagcagcactcGGCCTCCGTCCTGCCGCTGTTCTCCGCGGagtccttcctccttctccacgaAGCCTCGCGCGGGAGCAG CGCTCCGCCCTCGGTCGCCGTGGACACCCGCCTCCTGCAGTGGAGCCTGAACTGCGGGATGATCCCAGTAGTGTGCCCGGTGGGGAGGGACGGGCGGGGGTGCTCGCTGGCTTTGGACCAGACCGAGGTGACGGCCGCTCTCGCCCGCGCCCTGCAGCCCCACAAAGTCATGTTCCTGAACAAGTCTGGAGGTCTTCGCAGCCGAGAAAACAAG GTGCTGGACATAGTGTCGTTGCCTAGCGACCTGCCCGGTCTGTCCACGGCGGCGTGGCTGAGCGCCGCGGAGCGCCGCAGGGTGACGGCCATAGCCAGGCTGCTCAATCAGCTGCTGACCGAGTCGTCCGCCGTGATCACCTCCGCCGACACGCTGCTGACCGAGCTGTTCAGCCACAGAG GATCGGGAACACTCTTTAAAAACGGAGACCCCATACATCG GTACAGCTCCCTGGATGGCGTCGATGCAGACCGTCTGTTGGCCCTCGTCAACGTGTCTTTTGACAAAACTCTGAGGCGAGACTACATCGACTCCCTGAAGGGACGACTGCACTCCATCTATCTCTCCGAAGG CTACAGCGCGGCGGCCATCGTCACCATGGAGCCGGTGAACAGCGGCACGCCCTACCTCGATAAGTTTGTGGTGAGCAGCAGCAAGCAGGGTCAGGGCACCAGCCATGTCCTATGGGAATGCATCAGACAGGACCTGGGCAAACTGTTTTGGAGGTCTAGAGCCACCAACAGGATCAACCCCtg gtattTCAAACACTGTGATGGCAGCTTCGTTAACGGGTCGTGGACAGTCTTCTGGTTCGGTCTGACCGACATCAGAGATTCCTACGAGCTGGTGGAGTACGCCAAGAATCTCCCCGACTCCTTCCACGTCTCCTCCCTCACCGCCTCCGGCGGGTCCTGA